A window of Primulina tabacum isolate GXHZ01 chromosome 4, ASM2559414v2, whole genome shotgun sequence contains these coding sequences:
- the LOC142542780 gene encoding uncharacterized protein LOC142542780 gives MAFLSSPLRTSLSSSSLSTLRNSPPLANPKTSSSTFQHLTFPSSKSLIQNFKPFKFAAAPSTIAVETDSSTDSLKARLKKGETLYGIFLLAFSPTLAEIAGLAGYDFAVVDMEHGHGGISDALLCLHALAATNTAAVLRLPESSAVLAKRALDLGPQGIMFPMIDSAKSARKAVSYCLFPPKGVRGSAHPIVRASGYGINEGYLNKYEKELLIMCQVECEDGVKKIDEIAAVDGVDCIQMGPLDLSASMGYLWDPGHKKVKEALRGAEKAVLKSGEAYLSGFVMPHDGAEELQRRGYHMVAGAADVALFRSAAVEDVKKFKKAAKRKHDEENEEKEKEKEKAKKEDEKYWSE, from the coding sequence ATGGCGTTCTTATCGTCTCCGCTCCGCACATCTCTTTCTTCTTCTTCGCTCTCAACTCTCAGAAATTCTCCCCCACTCGCAAATCCAAAAACCAGTTCCTCAACATTTCAACACCTTACATTTCCATCATCAAAATCCTTAATTCAGAATTTCAAACCCTTCAAATTCGCCGCCGCTCCCTCTACCATAGCCGTCGAAACGGACTCTTCGACGGATTCCCTCAAAGCCCGCCTCAAGAAAGGAGAAACCCTTTATGGCATCTTCCTCCTCGCATTTTCGCCCACCCTTGCCGAGATCGCCGGCTTGGCTGGCTACGACTTCGCCGTGGTGGACATGGAGCACGGTCATGGAGGAATCTCTGATGCACTTCTTTGCCTCCACGCCCTCGCCGCCACCAACACCGCAGCCGTCCTCCGCCTTCCAGAGTCCTCGGCCGTCTTGGCCAAAAGAGCCCTTGACCTCGGTCCTCAAGGGATCATGTTCCCCATGATTGACAGTGCCAAGTCAGCCCGCAAAGCTGTCTCGTACTGTCTATTTCCTCCTAAAGGCGTCCGCGGGTCTGCCCACCCGATTGTTCGGGCCTCGGGCTACGGCATTAACGAAGGGTATCTAAACAAGTACGAAAAGGAGTTGCTGATAATGTGCCAGGTGGAATGCGAAGATGGCGTGAAGAAAATCGATGAAATCGCGGCAGTGGACGGCGTTGATTGCATACAGATGGGGCCGCTGGACTTGAGCGCAAGCATGGGGTATCTATGGGACCCAGGGCACAAGAAGGTGAAGGAAGCACTGCGGGGAGCAGAGAAGGCGGTGCTTAAGTCAGGTGAAGCATATTTATCTGGTTTCGTGATGCCGCATGACGGGGCGGAGGAGTTGCAGCGGAGAGGGTATCACATGGTGGCTGGGGCGGCGGATGTTGCATTGTTTAGAAGTGCAGCGGTGGAGGAcgtgaagaaattcaagaaagctGCTAAACGAAAGCACGATGAGGAAAATGAGGAGAAGGAGAAGGAGAAGGAGAAAGCGAAGAAGGAAGATGAGAAATACTGGAGTGAATGA